GAAGGCCGCGCATAAGAGCGCACCGCCCAAAGCGATTTGGTATAGTCCTGCTTGGGTTGTGCCAGCATCGCGCGGGTCTCGGCTTCTTCAACTTCGTAGCCCCCGCGCAAAACCTTTATCCTGTCGGCCATCTGCGAAACCACTGCGAGGTCGTGGGTTATGTAGATTGCCGCCGTATCGAATTGTGCCACGATGTCACGGATCGCCGACAAAACCTCAATCTGAGTTGTCACATCCAGAGCCGTCGTTGGTTCATCGAATATGATGAGATCAGGACGGCAGGACATAGCCATCGCTGTCATCGCTCGCTGTAGCTGCCCTCCCGACACCTGATGCGGATAGCGAAACCCGATCGTGTCCGGGTCTGGTAGTCGCATCCGGCGGTACAGCTCGACTGCGTCATGTTCCGCCTCCGCGCGTGTCATCACACCATGCTCTAGCGGCGCCTCGCAGTATTGGTTGATCAGCCGATGCGCGGGATTGAAACTCGCCGCAGCCGACTGGGCGACATAGGCGATGCGTTTGCCACATAGGCGACGTCGTTCGTCCGCACTCGCGGCACGCAGGTCTATGCCGTCAAAATTTATTGCCCCGCGGGAGATCCGACAGCCATCTCGAGTAAATCCCATGGCTGCCAATCCAAGTGTCGACTTGCCGGCACCGCTCTCGCCGATCAATCCTAAAACCTCACCCCTGTGCAGCGTTAGGTCAACACCCCTGACGATCGGAGTCCAAGTGTCCTCGGAACGCCCCTCGATTTCGATGTCACGGATCGTCAAAAGAATAGGCTGGCGAGTCATGTCTCTCATCGTCTCAATCCCGCAGAGCGCTCATGACGCGCAATCTCCAATCAACCACGAAGTTCACTGCCACTGTAAGCAAAGCAATTGCCCCAGCTGGGACAAGTGGGGTGATATCTCCATAACCAATAAGGGCCGCGTTTTCCCGAACCATGGAGCCCCAATCCGCGTACGGCGGCTGGATACCAACCCCAAGAAAAGACAGTGCCGCAATTGATAGAAACACGTAACAAAATCGAACACCGAATTCGACTATCATGGGGCCAGCCGCATTGGGTAACACCTCGCGGAAAACAAGGTAGAACACCCCCTCGCCTCGCAAACGTGCCGCTTCGATGAAGTCAAGTTGCACAATATCTATTGAAACCGCTCGGACAAGTCGAAATACACGGGTCGAATCGACGAACGCAATAATCAAAACAATGTTTAGAAAGGAAACACCGAAAGCCGCCAGAAGAAGTAATTGAAATATCAATGAAGGGATCGCCATGAATACGTCAACCGCTCGGCTTATTACCTGATCGTAGAAAGGCCGCACAACAGCAGCAAAAATGCCAAATGCCGATCCAATGATAAACGCAAAGACAGTGGTTATAACTGCTATTCCGACAGAGTTTCTCGCACCGAAGATGATCCGCGATAGCATGTCTCGCCCGATCGAATCCGTCCCGAAAATATTGCTGGCGCTCCATGGCAAGAACTCATCGCCAACCACTTCAGCTTGGCCATATGGTGCGATCAATGGCGCAAAAAGTGCGGTGAAGAAACACAAAACGATCACCACCAGACCGAACTTTGCGGTAATCGGTGCTTTTCTAAACGCAAAGGCACTCATGGCTAAGCGTTCCTCCTGGCGTGGAAAATACGTGGATTGGAGACAGTCGAAATAATATCGGCCGCCAAATTTAGCAGCACGTAGGCACTTGCGAATATAATGGTGACGGATTGCACCACAGTTACGTCACGTCTGGTAACCGCGTCGACCATAAGTTGTCCAAGGCCTGGGTAACCAAACACCACCTCGACCACAACCACTCCCGTCAAAAGGTAGGCAAGGTTGAGCGCCACCACATTCACGATCGGTGAAATGGCATTTGGCACCGCATGCGCAACAATGATACGCCAAGGGCGAACACCCTTTAGCCGTGCCATCTCAATGTAAGGGTAAGATAGGATATTGACGATCGCCGCACGAGTCATGCGCAACATGTGTGCAGTCACGGCGAACGTTAATGCGAGCGCAGGCAAAAATGCTACATATAGCCGCTCAGAAAAATTCATGTCCGGACGGATGCTTGCAAGAGCCGGAAACCATCCGAGGCCAGAAAAAATGACCACTAAGATATACGAGACGAAGAACTCCGGAAGTGAAATTGCGGTCAAAGCGGTCGCGTTTATTACCTTGTCACTCGCACTGTCTCGATATAGGGCCGCAAATATACCAAATATCAATGACAGAGGGACGGCAATTGAAGCCGCATACATGCCAAGGAATAGCGTATTTTTCAACCGTACCTGAATCAGACCTGATATTTGTTTTCCGTTAGCTAAGGAGCGCCCAAGGTCACCGTGCAACATCCCATTTACCCACGACACATAGCGGGTAAACGCCGGCTGGTCTAAGCCAACCTCCTTACGAAACTCGGCTAGCGCTTCCGGCGTTGCAGATTGGCCAAGCGTGGCCTGGGCAAGGTCTCCCGGCAGGATCTCGACCGAAACGAACGTCAGAATTGAAACAAAGAAAAGGGTTGCAACCCCCATTCCTACCCGGCGTACTATCATGCGAAGGATTTGGGTCATAAGCGCCTTCATAGCCGGCGACACCGGCGCCATTCTCGCTAAAAGTCACAGTCATTCTTGGAGGCAGCGGCTGCCACCTCCAAGCACGAGTGAAATGCCCTTTGGCCTATAACGACCGTACCGGGTAAAAGTCAGTGGCGGCGATCGAGGAGTCCCGCCTCTATGCAAATGACCAGCGTTTTAGAAAATACCCGCCATCCATCTCCCAGCTTGCAGAGATTTTCCATTTTCCGGACTCGTCGCGCGGCACTAACACCTTCTTGTTTACGGCCTGCACCAGGTTTGCATTGGCAGGGATCACGTGCCCGCCCTCATTGCTGATTATCAGCTGGGCCTCTCGATACATTTCTCGCCGCTTGGCTTCGTCGAGTTCCGCGCGCGCGCCGTTGATCAACTCGTCAAGTCGCGGGCTTTTGAACTTCGCGTCGTTCCACGGCGCCGTGCTAAGGAAAGTGAGTGACAGCATCAGATCTTCTGTGATCCGCGGCCCCCACCAACCCCACTGAAACGGCTCTTTCAACCACACATCCGTGAACCAGCCATCTGTCGGGCGGGTTTCGATCTTGATGTTGACGCCCGCCTTTTCTGCCTGCTGCTGATAGAGTTCGACTGCGTTGTTCATCCCTGGAAAAAGCTCACAGGTCAGCAGCTTTAGCTCTTCTTGTTTGTAGCCGGCTTTATTGAGATGGAATTTCGCCTTGTCGAGGTCATATTCCCTGGGAGCGATGTCCGCAGCATGCAAGAGGTAGGCCGGCCCAATTGGATTATCATTCCCAATAGTGCCGTAACCCTTCAGTACCTTTTGTAGGTACTCTTTTCTGTCAATCGAGTACTTAAGGGCAAGCCGCAGATCATTGTTGTCAAAGGGCGCGATGTCAGTTCGCATGATGCCACAGTGCCAAATCCGCCCAGGGACGTCCACGATCTGGATATCTTTGTTCCGCTCGAGGAAACTAATTAGCTTGAGATCGGGCTTGCTGATCGCATCGACCTCCCCGTAGATCAGTGCATTTTGCCGGGTAGCCGCGTCGTTGATCGCAACCAATTCGATGGAATCGAAGAAGCCAACCGCACTGTTCCAGTGCTCGGCGCTTCGCGACAATTTCGCGCTGACGCCCGGCTCGAGGCTCTCCAGCTTGTAGGGTCCGGTGCCCGCACCCGACTTCCAATCTACGGAACCATCCGCACTGGGAAGGATGTTCAGGTGATAGTCCGTGAGGACGAACGGAAAATCGACATCGGCGAACTTAAGCGTAAATTTGACGGCATCATCACCGACCGCGGAAATATCCTTCACGCGTTCGAGGAGGCTGGAGGCACCAGACTTCGACTTATCGCCGCGATGATAGTTGATCGAGGCGATTACGTCATCCGTGGTGAGCGACTTGCCATTCGAAAAGTGAACGCCGCGCCTGATCTTGAACGTCCATTCAGTCGCATTTTTGTTGGCCTCCCAACTCTCCGCAAGTCCTGCCTCCAGATTGTTGTCCGCGCCAACAGCTACCAGGTTGTCGCGAATGGCAAAGGAGAGGGAGATCATGAAAGTGTCGGTGAAGGTACTGGGATCGAGGGAATCGCCCGTATTTGCACCACCAACTCCGGCACGGAAGTGCCCTCCACGAGTAGGCGCGGCCGACGCTCCTGCCGCCCAACCGGCGCGCTCGAGAGCAAGCAACCCGCCGACTGCCAGACCAGTCTTGATAAGCGTTCTCCGGCTTACGCCAGATACTGCCTTACTGCCAGAGTTCTCATTCTTCATAACCATTCCCCTAGATTCTTCTAGATTTTTGATCAGGCAGGCATAAGCCAACCGGCAGTGTGTGTACACTCAGTCAACGATTATGTCAACGGGCGGCACCGCGATGGCGGTGGAAGCTACCCCGTGAAAGGCACTCTTCGCACCTTTAACAGCCCGATTTTGCAGACATTTTAGCCATTTTGCGTATTCAGCATACTCTCTCCGCAACGCTAAGCGTGTTGACGTCGCCTCGCACTGTGTATACTCTATTGATACGAACTCCGAGCGCGCGGCGATTTGAGGGGGATTGAAAATGGCAAGGCAGGTCAAGGCGAGGGTCAGAGCTGCTGACACGCAGGCGCAGAAGCGCCTCCATTTGATCCATGGCACGCTTCGCAATCGGATAATCATGCTCACCTATCCTCCCGGGATGCTGCTTAAGGAGACCGAAATGGCAGCCGAGTTCGGCGTAAGCCGAACGCCGATACGACAAGCTCTCCAAAAACTTCAGTTCGAAGGCCTCGTCGAGACGATCAACGCCGTCGGAACCATCGTAACAAACTACCAGTCAGAAGAGATGAATGGGCTCGTGGCCCTGCGTGTCAGAATAGACGAGATCGTGGGCGACTTGGCGCTTCGTGATTATAGCAGTGCTGACATAGCGGACATGGAATCTCTGGTACAGAGGACCAAGGCACTGGAATTTGATCATGATCTTGAGGAATACCTGAAGATAATTAACGCGCATCACGAAATACTGCGCAGAATAATCGATACCGACGCTTTGCGCGATATATACGACAACCTTCATTTTCGGACAGCGCGCCAGTGGTGGGTGGCGGTCCCGAAACTGTGGCAACCCTGGATGTCGCTAACGATTTCGGAGCTCTGTGAAATGATCCGATCTATGAAATCAAAAGACGCCAAAGGTGTCATGGCGGTGAGAAGGAATTACGTCAGACATTTCGCGGCTCTAATTGAAGGTCTCGTGTAGTTGCCAGGCGTACCGCTTTGAGCGCGCTGTGCATCAAATACGGTGAAATCGAAACATATCTTGACAGGATAGAAACATGGACGCGCGCCAATATCAGGACATACTCGAAAGACACGACGCCGGAACCGGTATTACCTTCGACAAGGCCGAATACGATAGGCGCGCCGAACTCGTAAAATTCCAAATGGCCGCAAGGGGTATCGAAACATTGATACTCACGGACCCAAACAGTGTCTATTATATGACGGGATACTATACATTTGGCAGCGGGAACTATGTCTCGCTAATAATCCCAGTTGATGGCAGTCCGTTCATGCATGTGGCGGACCTTGAGATACCGTCTGCCATCGTTAATTCAAACGTAACGGAAGTCTACACGTCCGTCTGGCAGCAACAGTTCCGGTCTGGGCCAGGGGACGATTTGGTGAAAGTGCTCCATTCTAAGGTTCAGGATAAGAAGCGAATTGGCCTAGAACTCGGCCGAAAAGGCCTGTTGGCGAGTGTTTTTCAAGCATTGGCTTCAAAGCTGCCGAATGCGACGTTTATCGACGCCTCGATGATTGTGGAAGAGGTGTCCTACGTCAAATCAGACGTGGAGATCGAATGCTTGAAGAAGTCCGGGTTCTACACTGCGGCAGGGGTCGAAGCATCCTATGCCATCACGAGGCCTGGCATCTACGACAATGATATAGCGAAAGCCGGATACGAGGCCATGATTGGCGCCGGTAGCGAATTCATGTCCGTTCAACCCATCGTAACGTCGGGTGTCCGCACAAGTTATCCGCATCAAACTTTTAGAAGAGTTTTGATTGAGGATAACGACGTGATCTTTCTGGAGTATGGGGGGAACCACAACCGGTATACTGCCCCCTTGATGCGGACGATGGTTACTGGAAAACCGTCTGATGGCATGATGCGGTTTGCGGATGCAGCGGAAGCGACGCTGTCCGCTATGCTCGAGATGATGAAGCCTGGCGTCGAATTTAGGGATGTCGTCACCCATGCCAAGAAGGCACATAAGTCGCTAGACGACGAGCTCTACTTTTTTGGGTCCTATGCCTACGGGCTTGGCGCTACGTTTCCCCCGACATGGGGAAACGGCCTCCATATATCGGAAGGAATTGACCTGGTCCTAAAGCCCGGGATGGCATTCCACGTCCCGATGAATTTCACCGCCCCCAGCAAGTTCGGGATCGCTTTCAGTGAGTCGGTTGTTATCACTGAAAAGGGCTATGACCTTTTGGTCGATCATCCAAGAGAGCTCCATCGAATTTGACCTGAAGTATTCCGAATTGTCTCGGAATGCATCGACAAGATAGCTGGGTCATCTTGTCGATGTGGGACTCGTTTCATCCGTGCAGCGGCGGGACCCAAGGAAATGCGGTTTTCCTCATGTATCCAATCGCAAAGGGCTCGGCTTTCAGTGAGTGCACCGCGGTCTGCTTTGACGGCGAAGTCCGGCTCACTCGCCCGCAGTGGAAGCTTCTTGAAGTTCCGGCGCGGGGCTCACCTCCAACGCAACAAGATGGCTCTTTCCCGCGACTGCCGTTTGGCTCGCGCTGCCGATCAATGCCGAAGCTGCAAACCAGCCAAACTGGCCGCAGGTGGCGCCGAACACCCGTCGCCTGCCACGAGCAAACGTCCACCTGGAAACGTCGGGCCGATGGCGCCGAGTTTGGAGCGCCGAAATGTTGAGCGGCGATGACGATCTCCCCTTTGCTGTGTTCAATCCACATGGCAAAGGCGACGTCCTGTTGGTGTGTGAACATGCCAGCGCGGCAATTCCCGGCGTCTTTGCAGACCTTGGTCTGCAGCGGCACGCTCTGTCCAGTCACATAGCCTGGGATCCCGGTGCCCTCGAGCTTTCTATGCAATTGGCGAAAATGGTCGACGCGAGCTTGTGTTACCAGCGCTATTCGAGGCTGCTTTACGATTGCAACCGTCCGCCCGAAAGCCCCTCAGCCATCCCCGAGAAGAGCGAAGTTTACGACATTCCGGGCAACAGACACCTCTCCGCTCGCGAGCGAGACCAGCGCATCGAGACCTTCTATCGCCCCTTCGAACAGGGTCTTTCCGGATTGCTTGAAGCCCGCGGCAAGTCAGGTAGGCAGACCGTCCTGGTAACGGTTCATAGTTTCACACCCGTCTTTTTCGGCAGAGCACGCGAGGTCGAAGTCGGCATCCTTCACGATGTCGACAGACGGCTTGCCGATGCGATGCTCGCTCAGGTCGAGAGCCTGGAAGGCCGATTTGTGACCCGCAGGAACGAGCCTTACGGCCCAAAGGACGGTGTCACGCACACGCTTGTGGAGCATGGCGTCAAAAATGGGCTCCTCAACGTCATGATCGAGGTTCGTAATGATCTTCTACGGTCGCAGGAGGAGATCAATGCGATGGCCGCGTATCTCGGCGGGCTGATTTGCAATGGTCCTACTCAGGATTGGGCGTGGCCACGAAAAACAAACCAAACAGGACGTCGACCATGACCGTAATAAGATGCATATCGCCCGTTGACAGCAGTGTCTACGCCGAGCGCGAAGCCCTGGGCTTCGACGCCGCAAAGGCATTGATTGGCTGTGCTCGAAAGGCGCAAAAGGCTTGGGCGAGACGCCCGCTGGAAGAGCGCGTGGATTTGGTGATGAAGGGTGTTGCCCGCCTAAACGAGATGGCCGCGGAGGTCATTCCGGAAATCACCTGGCAAATGGGACGTCCGGTGCGCTACGGGGGCGAGTTCCGTGGCTTCAACGAGCGATCCAACTATGCGGCCTCCATCGCCGCCGACAGCCTCACGCCCTATGTCGTTGAGGAAAGTGCAGCCTTCGAACGCCGCATCGAGCGGGAGCCGCACGGCGTCGTCTTCGTAATCGCACCATGGAACTACCCCTACATGACGGCGATCAACACGGTTGCGCCGGCCTTGATGGCAGGCAACACAGTGGTGATCAAGCATGCCAGCCAGACCCTACTGGTCGGCGAGCGTATGGTGCGCGCCTTTGTCGAAGCGGGCATTCCCGGTGACGTGTTTATCAATGTCTTCCTCGATCACGACACCACCTCGGCGCTGATTGCAGACAACAATTTCAACTTCATCAACTTCACTGGCTCGGTTGCCGGTGGCCGCGCCATCGAGCGGGCGGCAGCCGGCACGTTCAATGGCCTCGGCCTTGAACTGGGCGGCAAGGACCCGGGCTATGTTATGGAAGACGCCAATCTTGATGCCGCCGTCGACACTCTGATGGATGGCGCCTTCTTCAATTCCGGACAATGCTGCTGCGGCATCGAGCGCATCTATGTGCATGAAAGTCTGTTCAACAAGTTCGTAGAACAATCGGTGGCCTTCGCCTCCGCCTACAAGCTCGGAAATCCGTTGGAACAGGAAACGACGCTAGGCCCAATGGCCAACAGGCGTTTTGCCGCTACGGTGCGTGCGCAGGTTTCCGATGCGATCGCCAAGGGCGCGAAGGGCCTGGTCGATCAGAGCCTGTTCCCCGCTGACGATGGCGGGGCCTATCTGGCCCCGCAGATCCTTATCAATGTTGATCACTCCATGACTGTGATGCGCGAGGAGAGCTTCGGCCCTGTCGTTGGCATCATGAAGGTAGCGAACGACGCCGAAGCTCTCGAACTGATGAACGACAGCCCCTATGGCCTGACCGCCTCGCTTTGGACGCAGGATACAGAGCGCGCCGCGCGCATCGGCCGCGACATCGAGACCGGCACGATCTTCATGAACCGCGCCGATTATCTCGATCCCGCCTTGTGCTGGACCGGCTGCAAGGAAACCGGCAAGGGCGGCTCGCTCTCGGTCCTAGGGTTCCAGAACCTGACCCGTCCCAAATCCTACCATCTCAAGAAGGCACTCTGATATGACGATTACCGCGAACTGGAGCTATCCGACCACTGTGAAAATGGGCGCCGGACGGATCAAGGAGCTGGCCGATGCCTGCAAGTCTTTGGGCATGAAGAAGCCGCTCCTGATCACCGATCGCGGCCTTGCCGCGATGCCGATCACGCGCGGTGCGCTGGACGTGCTGGAACAGGCCGGCCTTGGTCGCGCGATCTTCGCCGATGTCGATCCGAACCCAAACGAAATCAACCTCGAAGCCGGGA
The window above is part of the Mesorhizobium loti genome. Proteins encoded here:
- a CDS encoding binding-protein-dependent transport systems inner membrane component, whose amino-acid sequence is MSAFAFRKAPITAKFGLVVIVLCFFTALFAPLIAPYGQAEVVGDEFLPWSASNIFGTDSIGRDMLSRIIFGARNSVGIAVITTVFAFIIGSAFGIFAAVVRPFYDQVISRAVDVFMAIPSLIFQLLLLAAFGVSFLNIVLIIAFVDSTRVFRLVRAVSIDIVQLDFIEAARLRGEGVFYLVFREVLPNAAGPMIVEFGVRFCYVFLSIAALSFLGVGIQPPYADWGSMVRENAALIGYGDITPLVPAGAIALLTVAVNFVVDWRLRVMSALRD
- a CDS encoding Binding-protein-dependent transport systems inner membrane component, translating into MTQILRMIVRRVGMGVATLFFVSILTFVSVEILPGDLAQATLGQSATPEALAEFRKEVGLDQPAFTRYVSWVNGMLHGDLGRSLANGKQISGLIQVRLKNTLFLGMYAASIAVPLSLIFGIFAALYRDSASDKVINATALTAISLPEFFVSYILVVIFSGLGWFPALASIRPDMNFSERLYVAFLPALALTFAVTAHMLRMTRAAIVNILSYPYIEMARLKGVRPWRIIVAHAVPNAISPIVNVVALNLAYLLTGVVVVEVVFGYPGLGQLMVDAVTRRDVTVVQSVTIIFASAYVLLNLAADIISTVSNPRIFHARRNA
- a CDS encoding Peptide ABC transporter, periplasmic peptide-binding protein, encoding MKNENSGSKAVSGVSRRTLIKTGLAVGGLLALERAGWAAGASAAPTRGGHFRAGVGGANTGDSLDPSTFTDTFMISLSFAIRDNLVAVGADNNLEAGLAESWEANKNATEWTFKIRRGVHFSNGKSLTTDDVIASINYHRGDKSKSGASSLLERVKDISAVGDDAVKFTLKFADVDFPFVLTDYHLNILPSADGSVDWKSGAGTGPYKLESLEPGVSAKLSRSAEHWNSAVGFFDSIELVAINDAATRQNALIYGEVDAISKPDLKLISFLERNKDIQIVDVPGRIWHCGIMRTDIAPFDNNDLRLALKYSIDRKEYLQKVLKGYGTIGNDNPIGPAYLLHAADIAPREYDLDKAKFHLNKAGYKQEELKLLTCELFPGMNNAVELYQQQAEKAGVNIKIETRPTDGWFTDVWLKEPFQWGWWGPRITEDLMLSLTFLSTAPWNDAKFKSPRLDELINGARAELDEAKRREMYREAQLIISNEGGHVIPANANLVQAVNKKVLVPRDESGKWKISASWEMDGGYFLKRWSFA
- a CDS encoding Transcriptional regulator, yielding MARQVKARVRAADTQAQKRLHLIHGTLRNRIIMLTYPPGMLLKETEMAAEFGVSRTPIRQALQKLQFEGLVETINAVGTIVTNYQSEEMNGLVALRVRIDEIVGDLALRDYSSADIADMESLVQRTKALEFDHDLEEYLKIINAHHEILRRIIDTDALRDIYDNLHFRTARQWWVAVPKLWQPWMSLTISELCEMIRSMKSKDAKGVMAVRRNYVRHFAALIEGLV
- a CDS encoding Putative Xaa-Pro aminopeptidase, with the protein product MDARQYQDILERHDAGTGITFDKAEYDRRAELVKFQMAARGIETLILTDPNSVYYMTGYYTFGSGNYVSLIIPVDGSPFMHVADLEIPSAIVNSNVTEVYTSVWQQQFRSGPGDDLVKVLHSKVQDKKRIGLELGRKGLLASVFQALASKLPNATFIDASMIVEEVSYVKSDVEIECLKKSGFYTAAGVEASYAITRPGIYDNDIAKAGYEAMIGAGSEFMSVQPIVTSGVRTSYPHQTFRRVLIEDNDVIFLEYGGNHNRYTAPLMRTMVTGKPSDGMMRFADAAEATLSAMLEMMKPGVEFRDVVTHAKKAHKSLDDELYFFGSYAYGLGATFPPTWGNGLHISEGIDLVLKPGMAFHVPMNFTAPSKFGIAFSESVVITEKGYDLLVDHPRELHRI
- a CDS encoding aldehyde dehydrogenase, with the translated sequence MTVIRCISPVDSSVYAEREALGFDAAKALIGCARKAQKAWARRPLEERVDLVMKGVARLNEMAAEVIPEITWQMGRPVRYGGEFRGFNERSNYAASIAADSLTPYVVEESAAFERRIEREPHGVVFVIAPWNYPYMTAINTVAPALMAGNTVVIKHASQTLLVGERMVRAFVEAGIPGDVFINVFLDHDTTSALIADNNFNFINFTGSVAGGRAIERAAAGTFNGLGLELGGKDPGYVMEDANLDAAVDTLMDGAFFNSGQCCCGIERIYVHESLFNKFVEQSVAFASAYKLGNPLEQETTLGPMANRRFAATVRAQVSDAIAKGAKGLVDQSLFPADDGGAYLAPQILINVDHSMTVMREESFGPVVGIMKVANDAEALELMNDSPYGLTASLWTQDTERAARIGRDIETGTIFMNRADYLDPALCWTGCKETGKGGSLSVLGFQNLTRPKSYHLKKAL